The following proteins come from a genomic window of Proteiniphilum propionicum:
- a CDS encoding reverse transcriptase family protein, protein MKRKGHIENANKKNFEDAFYGYSEGKHYRNEVQAFEKNLEENLQLLLDAYVGKSWKTSPYQSKEVFKPKHRIVHSSPVPDHVIQWASVLPIEMWLFDTIFHRAPACVPGKGTHHFVYQERDELRKYSQQELYYTVQLDVHHYFEYINHELMKNRIRKKIKDPVLLHFIDEFIDSFQDGLVLGVKLSQLLSGLYLSPFDRSALKCFGLQENLKLFKHWQDIYVTNSFNTCRTREQALELAKGVEYLNKKFERFVNEGLQHYSRFADNIVIKHQDKTFLHIMVRLAISNLKKDYKLEVNKSWNVRPTWMGNDVCGYVFFHEYVKLRKRNKKSLCRQVAKLRKKGYSEEDISLKTASRVGFASHADTKNLMNKLNMEKRLGKVIRKRKRKAPFAGMKPDQKRSIETIVCTPFDSEDAKLIRLIDYNVQDSIISNNDDGSPKQRIAIRYNICTYVEHPEEEGGQTIYTWSEQEFYSFSGSKVMIDQATNDFTKDDLPIATVVKEFKNAHNKKFYKFT, encoded by the coding sequence ATGAAACGGAAGGGACACATAGAAAATGCAAATAAGAAGAATTTTGAAGATGCTTTTTATGGCTATTCAGAAGGTAAACACTACAGAAATGAGGTGCAAGCCTTTGAGAAAAACCTAGAAGAGAATCTTCAGCTTCTTCTTGATGCATATGTGGGCAAGTCATGGAAAACATCTCCTTATCAGTCAAAAGAAGTTTTTAAGCCTAAACACCGCATAGTTCATTCTTCACCGGTACCAGATCATGTCATTCAGTGGGCATCAGTATTGCCAATTGAGATGTGGTTGTTCGATACAATATTCCACAGAGCACCTGCATGTGTGCCGGGTAAAGGGACACATCATTTTGTTTACCAGGAGCGTGATGAGTTGAGAAAATATTCACAACAGGAGCTTTACTATACTGTCCAGCTTGATGTACATCATTATTTTGAATATATAAATCACGAATTGATGAAGAACCGGATTCGTAAAAAAATTAAGGATCCTGTTTTACTTCATTTTATAGATGAGTTTATTGATAGTTTTCAGGATGGTCTTGTATTAGGAGTTAAACTATCACAGCTTTTATCAGGCTTATACTTGTCTCCATTTGACAGATCAGCACTCAAATGCTTTGGTTTGCAAGAAAACCTGAAACTTTTCAAACATTGGCAAGATATATATGTAACAAACTCATTTAACACATGTCGCACGCGAGAGCAAGCTCTTGAATTAGCCAAAGGTGTAGAATATCTTAATAAAAAGTTTGAGCGATTTGTAAATGAAGGTCTCCAACACTACAGTCGATTTGCAGACAATATTGTAATCAAACACCAGGACAAAACATTCCTGCATATAATGGTCAGGCTGGCCATTTCAAACCTCAAAAAGGACTATAAACTTGAAGTAAATAAAAGCTGGAATGTACGTCCTACATGGATGGGGAATGATGTTTGCGGTTACGTGTTTTTCCACGAGTATGTGAAACTAAGAAAAAGAAATAAAAAATCGCTCTGCAGGCAGGTAGCAAAATTGCGAAAGAAAGGCTACTCCGAAGAGGATATCTCTCTTAAAACAGCTTCCCGGGTAGGCTTTGCCTCGCATGCAGACACAAAAAATTTAATGAACAAACTAAATATGGAAAAGAGACTGGGCAAAGTCATTCGCAAGCGTAAACGAAAAGCTCCCTTTGCAGGTATGAAACCAGATCAAAAAAGATCTATCGAAACTATAGTATGCACACCGTTTGACTCAGAAGATGCTAAACTGATAAGGCTAATTGATTATAACGTACAAGACTCAATTATAAGTAATAATGATGACGGATCACCAAAGCAGAGAATTGCAATAAGATATAATATCTGCACTTACGTCGAGCATCCGGAAGAAGAGGGTGGTCAGACAATATATACATGGAGCGAACAGGAGTTTTACAGCTTCAGCGGTTCAAAAGTTATGATCGATCAGGCTACAAATGATTTCACAAAGGATGATCTCCCTATTGCTACAGTTGTCAAAGAATTCAAAAACGCCCATAATAAGAAGTTTTACAAATTTACATAA